The genomic region GGCGAGGTAGGCGGTCGAGTCGGCGCCGAGCCCCCAGTTGATGACGGTGTCCAAGCGGTCATCGGCGGCTAGTTCGGGCAGTGGCGCCGCGTAGGTGGTGGTCATGGCGTCGTTCCTTGTCATCGAGTGCCCGGGCCTGCGGCGAGCAGGGCGGCGGGCTGAGCCGGACATGCGGACGGAGCGGGCGCCGGCTCCGGACGGGAGCCGCCGGGACGGCGGTGCCGGGGCCTTGCGGGAACGGCCTCGGCACCGCTTGGTCTTCGGGCTGTCAGAGCAGGTCCAGCGCTCGCGCGGGGGTCGGGCACAAAACGGCGCGCCGTGCGGCGAGCAGGCGCGCGCTGCCACTGGAGCGGACGCCGGCGCTGATGGGCGCGGCGAGGACGGGCCGGTCCAAGTCGAGGGCGGCCTCGGCGACGCGGGTCGCCTCGGCGTGGTCGAGGGCCTCGACGAGGATGACCGCGCGGGCGAGCGCAGCCACCAGGCGGGCACTGGCCTTGAGTGTGGCGCCACTGACGTCGGTGCCGGGCCGGTACAGGCTGACCACGGCACCCCCGTTGGCCGGGATGGATGCGAGCAACTGGGCGTGGGGGCGCGGGTGGGCGCGGTCCAGGCCGCGCGGCAGGACGGCCAGCGTGGCTCGGCCGGATTCTGCGGCGGCCCGGTGCGCGGCGGCGTCGACGCCGTAGGCGAGGGGTGCGGTGACGGTGTGTCCGGCCCGGGCCATGGCGGTGGCGAAGGCATGCGCCCGGGCGACGGCCTGTTGGCTCGCCGCCCGGCTACCGGTGACGGCCACGGCGCTGGCGGTGAGCCGCGGCAGATGTTCGGCTCCCCGAGCCCACAGCCCGAGCGGGCAGTACGGGCCGAGGTCGGACAGGGCGGTGGGCCACTCCGGGGCGGAGGGGATGACGAACCGGCAGTGAGCTGCGCTCGGAAGAGCTCGTCCCTTGGGGACTGCCGGGTCAGGCGGCCGCTGGCGTCGGCGCGAGCGCGGCGCTGCCAGACCTCGGCCGGGGAGTGGTCGGTGAGGTCGGCGGCGACCTGCTCGGGGGTGAAGCTTGCGGCGAGCGCGGCGCGAGCGTCGCGATCGGACAGGGGTCGCTCGAACATGACGACCTTTCAAGGGCAGGGCGCGGCACCGGCAGGCGAACCGGTG from Streptomyces sp. V3I7 harbors:
- a CDS encoding DNA-processing protein DprA translates to MKGRHVRATPVRSRRSRRARRKLHPRAGRRRPHRPLPGRGLAAPRSRRRQRPPDPAVPKGRALPSAAHCRFVIPSAPEWPTALSDLGPYCPLGLWARGAEHLPRLTASAVAVTGSRAASQQAVARAHAFATAMARAGHTVTAPLAYGVDAAAHRAAAESGRATLAVLPRGLDRAHPRPHAQLLASIPANGGAVVSLYRPGTDVSGATLKASARLVAALARAVILVEALDHAEATRVAEAALDLDRPVLAAPISAGVRSSGSARLLAARRAVLCPTPARALDLL